A portion of the Adhaeribacter radiodurans genome contains these proteins:
- a CDS encoding dihydrofolate reductase family protein, with amino-acid sequence MRKLIAAINMTVDGFCDHTSGIPGEEIHQHYADLLNNAGTILYGRTTYQLMEYWRTVLENPTGEKAMDEFAVAIDKIPKIVFSRTLQNVDWESAKLANQDMEEEVSELKQQVDKDIFVGSPGLIVALTNLNLIDEYQLCVHPLIAGSGLPLFKNISEKITLKLVNTKTFGGGAIILYYEPLKNSNSPSA; translated from the coding sequence ATGAGAAAGCTAATTGCCGCTATTAATATGACCGTTGATGGGTTTTGCGACCATACCTCAGGTATCCCTGGCGAAGAAATACATCAGCATTACGCCGACTTGTTAAATAACGCAGGCACTATTCTATACGGCAGAACAACCTATCAACTGATGGAATATTGGCGAACTGTATTGGAAAATCCGACGGGTGAAAAAGCAATGGACGAATTTGCTGTAGCAATCGATAAGATACCTAAAATTGTTTTTTCGCGCACGCTGCAAAATGTTGACTGGGAAAGCGCCAAATTAGCAAACCAAGACATGGAAGAAGAAGTTTCAGAACTTAAACAACAGGTAGATAAAGATATTTTTGTGGGCAGTCCGGGTTTAATAGTAGCCTTAACTAACCTAAATTTAATAGACGAATACCAACTTTGTGTTCATCCGCTTATAGCAGGAAGCGGTTTGCCTTTATTTAAAAATATATCTGAAAAGATTACTCTTAAACTAGTAAATACAAAAACCTTTGGTGGTGGGGCAATAATTCTCTACTATGAACCACTTAAAAATAGCAATAGCCCATCCGCATAA
- a CDS encoding GNAT family N-acetyltransferase — protein MNTSQFPEIKTDRLLLRKLKYSDWKEISFLRSDETVNQYVDRPSAESQEEANNFIKRINENVDLHRSFYWCISQLGNNEMIGSICLWNISEDRKTAEVGYDLHPHFQGCGIMSEALISILHYGFNNLNLEKIEAFTHRNNESSRRLLLKNNFVLVEYRNDDDNENNVIYVIENKQAKR, from the coding sequence ATGAATACTAGCCAATTTCCGGAAATAAAAACTGATCGGTTGCTTCTGAGAAAATTAAAGTATTCGGATTGGAAAGAAATTTCTTTTTTACGCTCCGATGAGACTGTGAATCAATATGTGGACAGGCCAAGTGCGGAGTCACAAGAGGAGGCAAACAATTTTATAAAAAGAATTAACGAAAATGTGGACCTGCACAGATCATTTTATTGGTGCATTTCACAGCTCGGCAATAATGAAATGATCGGAAGTATTTGTCTTTGGAATATTTCAGAGGACCGAAAAACAGCAGAAGTGGGATATGACTTACACCCGCACTTCCAAGGATGCGGAATAATGAGCGAAGCATTAATAAGTATTTTGCATTATGGATTTAATAATTTGAATTTAGAAAAAATAGAAGCATTTACTCATCGTAATAATGAAAGTTCACGAAGGTTACTGTTAAAGAATAATTTTGTTTTAGTCGAATACAGGAATGACGATGATAATGAAAATAATGTAATTTATGTGATTGAAAATAAACAAGCCAAGCGCTAA